The following proteins are encoded in a genomic region of Mesoplodon densirostris isolate mMesDen1 chromosome 12, mMesDen1 primary haplotype, whole genome shotgun sequence:
- the MARCKS gene encoding myristoylated alanine-rich C-kinase substrate, with protein MGAQFSKTAAKGEAAAERPGEAAVASSPSKANGQENGHVKVNGDASPAAAEPGAKEELQANGSAPAAEKEEPAAAGSGAASPSVAEKDELAAAAPEAGASPAEKEAPAEGEAAEPGSPSAAEGEAASAASSTSSPKAEDGATPSPSNETPKKKKKRFSFKKSFKLSGFSFKKNKKEAGEGGEAEGTAGASAEGGKDEAAGGAAAAAGEAAGAASGEPAAAPSEEAAAGEQGAAGGDPQEAKPEEAAVAPEKPSASEEAKAAEEPSKAEEKTEEAGASAATCEAPSAAGPGAPPEQEAAPAEEAAPAAASSACAAPSQEAQPECSPEAPPAEAAE; from the exons ATGGGTGCccaattctccaagaccgctgCGAAGGGAGAAGCCGCCGCGGAGAGGCCTGGAGAGGCGGCTGTGGCCTCGTCGCCTTCTAAAGCAAATGGGCAG GAAAATGGCCATGTGAAGGTAAACGGCGACGCTTCTCCCGCGGCCGCCGAGCCCGGCGCCAAGGAGGAGCTGCAGGCTAACGGCAGCGCCCCGGCCGCCGAAAAGGAGGAGCCCGCGGCCGCCGGGAGCGGGGCGGCGTCGCCCTCCGTGGCCGAGAAAGATGAGCTGGCCGCGGCTGCCCCCGAGGCCGGGGCCAGCCCTGCAGAGAAGGAGGCCCCCGCGGAGGGCGAGGCCGCCGAGCCCGGCTCGCCCTCGGCCGCGGAGGGGGAGGCCGCGTCAGCCGCCTCCTCGACGTCTTCGCCCAAGGCCGAGGACGGGGCCACGCCCTCGCCCAGCAACGAGaccccgaaaaaaaaaaagaagcgctTTTCCTTCAAGAAGTCTTTCAAGCTGAGCGGCTTCTCCTTCAAGAAGAACAAGAAGGAAGCGGGAGAGGGCGGTGAAGCCGAAGGCACCGCCGGCGCCTCCGCCGAAGGCGGCAAGGACGAGGCCGCCGGGGGCGCCGCTGCGGCCGCCGGCGAGGCTGCGGGCGCGGCCTCCGGGGAGCCGGCGGCGGCGCCAAGCGAGGAGGCGGCCGCGGGCGAGcagggggcggcggggggcgaCCCGCAGGAGGCCAAGCCCGAGGAGGCCGCCGTCGCGCCCGAGAAGCCGTCCGCTAGCGAGGAGGCCAAGGCTGCCGAGGAGCCCAGTAAGGCCGAGGAGAAGACCGAGGAGGCGGGGGCCAGCGCGGCCACCTGTGAGGCGCCCTCTGCCGCGGGGCCCGGCGCGCCCCCGGAGCAGGAGGCGGCCCCCGCGGAGGAGGCGGCGCCCGCCGCGGCGTCTTCAGCCTGCGCAGCTCCCTCACAGGAGGCCCAGCCCGAGTGCAGTCCAGAAGCCCCCCCAGCGGAGGCGGCAGAGTAA